The following nucleotide sequence is from Pedosphaera parvula Ellin514.
AATCACCATTTCCTCCAGGTAAACAAAAAAGCGAGGCCGAAGCCTCGCTTGTAAATTCGAATTGCCAGCAATTACTTCGCAGCAGCCGCAACGCGCGTTTCCTTTTCCTTGACCAGCGTTGCACCCTTGCCCAGGCGCTTGCGCAGGTAGGTCAGCTTCGCACGGCGAACGGCTCCCTTGCGTTCCACTTCCACCTTGTCAACGCGAGGTGAGTGCACAGGGAAAATACGTTCGACACCTTCGCCGTAGCTGATACGACGAACGGTAAAAGTAGAATTCAATCCATGACCACGACGGCCAATCACCACACCCGAGAAAATCTGAATGCGCTCTTTGTCGCCTTCAACAACCTTCGTGTGGACCTTCACAGAATCTCCCACGCCAAAATCAACAGCGTTCTTGCGATACTGTTCCGACTCAATTTTATCAAGTAATGCTTGGTT
It contains:
- the rplS gene encoding 50S ribosomal protein L19, whose translation is MNQALLDKIESEQYRKNAVDFGVGDSVKVHTKVVEGDKERIQIFSGVVIGRRGHGLNSTFTVRRISYGEGVERIFPVHSPRVDKVEVERKGAVRRAKLTYLRKRLGKGATLVKEKETRVAAAAK